One segment of Vulpes lagopus strain Blue_001 chromosome 8, ASM1834538v1, whole genome shotgun sequence DNA contains the following:
- the CCDC113 gene encoding coiled-coil domain-containing protein 113 isoform X6 has product MRRTPIPPSSSCRAGRRTSCRLSSCVSWWKSSGRPAAPEGQRSTVQLPGLTEYPVVAAERLLLHYVREQLRSELSYGNSALKTETEMFEKYYNKLEPRDQRHPRLSEIISGAEFAQFRGKHRSKSRIGMDHVIGLSCDQKCELVQKELEDMKDEIRHMRANAERDLQHHEAIIEEAEIRWTEVQRAVHEFKKDILKTISKKKGSILATQKVMKYIEDMNHRRDNMKDKLRLKNVSLKVQRKKMLLQLRQKEEVGEALHDVDFQQLKIENAQFLETIEAKNQELIQLKLASGNTLQVLNAYKVRSSLMAGSLRPFTLTIPATTRFLCTIALLHKGLGVPQFIIAP; this is encoded by the exons ATGAGGAGGACTCCGATACCGCCGTCGTCGAGTTGCAGGGCGGGGAGGAGAACGAGCTGCCGATTATCCAGCTGTGTGAGCTGGTGGAAGAGCTCAGGTAGGCCGGCCGCTCCGGAGGGTCAGAGGTCAACTGTACAACTTCCCGGTCTCACAGAGTATCCGGTTGTAGCAGCGGAGCGGCTGTTACTTCACTATGTCCGTGAACAGTTGAGGTCAGAACTGAG CTATGGAAACTCTGCTCTCAAAACTGAGACAGAGATGTTTGAGAAATATTATAATAAACTGGAGCCCAGGGATCAGCGACATCCACGATTATCAGAAATTATATCAGGAGCCGAATTTGCACAG TTCCGAGGCAAGCATAGATCCAAATCCCGTATAGGTATGGACCATGTGATAGGCCTCAGTTGTGACCAAAAATGCGAGCTTGTACAAAAGGAGCTGGAAGACATGAAGGACGAGATCAGGCACATGAGAGCAAATGCTGAACGAGACCTGCAGCATCATGAG GCTATCATTGAGGAAGCTGAAATCCGATGGACTGAAGTTCAGAGAGCAGTGCATGAgtttaaaaaagatattctcaAAACCATATCCAAGAAGAAAGGGAGTATTTTGGCCACTCAGAAAGTGATGAAGTACATTGAGGACATGAACCACCGGAGG GATAATATGAAGGATAAATTACGTTTGAAAAATGTTTCTCTCAAAGTACAGAGGAAAAAGATGCTTTTACAATTGAGGCAG AAGGAAGAGGTAGGCGAGGCCCTCCATGATGTTGATTTTCAGCAGCTGAAGATCGAGAATGCTCAGTTTTTAGAGACAATTGAAGCAAAGAATCAAGAACTGATCCAGCTAAAGCTGGCATCTGGAAACACCCTGCAGGTCCTCAATGCATACAAAGTAAGGTCTTCCCTGATGGCCGGGTCCCTGAGGCCTTTCACACTTACCATTCCAGCCACAACAAGGTTCCTGTGCACCATTGCACTTCTACATAAGGGCTTGGGAGTCCCTCAGTTTATCATTGCTCCCTGA